Proteins co-encoded in one Aspergillus flavus chromosome 2, complete sequence genomic window:
- a CDS encoding kinesin codes for MRLTHDDYTVAWICALPLEMTAAKAMLDTLHHLLPQAENDCNSYTLGSIHGHNIVVACLPSGVYGTIAASTVISQLCSTFPKIQFGLMVGIGGGVPSTGADIRLGDVVVSKPTPTSCGVIQYDYGKFTHNGRFQRTGSLNKPPRVLLTAISQMQSDNMMGNRPVHGIISRALLKNQAMQEQFSRPQEDLLFHAQYNHQPGALDCSNCDRGKVLARALRPIDDPYIHYGLIASGDQVIKDATTRDTIAQESGMGVLCFEMEAAGLMDQLPSLVIRGICDYCDSHKNKSWQGYAAIVAAAYAKVLLSVVPVHRHHHHKLELHKMKEKAWMVPFRKNTRFIGRESEIAELEGRIENTKGPSKIAICGLGGVGKTQIALELAYRLQSRNSDYSVFWIPCTSHESVEQAYMTLAQIVGIHNVQPAEAKNSVKAFLSQSTGRWLLIFDNADDIDMWIQSCAGNPNPVLVDFLPQSDQGRILFTTRNRKLAVKLASSDVIDISEPDIETASKILGNLLIKKDLLDDSDTTMALIEQLAFLPLAITQAAAYINENDIGFTEYVMLLQEPEPEVIELLSEGFGDGEQYKSANPVATTWLISFQQIQRLSQLAADYLSFMACISPRDIPQSLLPSAISKKKKVEAIGLLKAFSFINEQAEGRLNLHRLVYYATRNWMRKNRQLDSYIRKTADQLNHVFPTEDHTNRKLWRQYLPHAVALISQREFLEQQKVYATFLEKVGMCLYRDGRYGEAEDPVLRAMDINVQILGREHTSTLDSMARLAWIHMKQGRWKDAEQLQVHVLAASKRVLGPKHLDTLASMNDLACTYHEQGRQEESENLQIQALAALKETLGLEHAVTLTSMNNLASVYRYQMRWKEAEDLELQVIKLRKRVLGSDHPDTVTAMNNMALIYQGQERWKEAEALGAQVIEARRMIIGEEHPDTLASMIVLALGYRDQKRWKEAEDLMLKVIKTQKQAIGPEHLDTLNVLEWLASTYWSQGRWRDAEKIYSDLVETHKRVLGPKHPKTVSNMAWLAHIYWHQQRWKDAEELEIHILETRKCVLGPEHPDTLAIMHDLAHTLMRFQQKVGDALALMEQCVSLRDKVLGPDHPDTLRSSHKLSEFKKADHLPDTNQQMSDQVESDQSMREISTALVITAPDTKHINRAKSLATPIRWPFENHPLLIASRNISSVSQGHDLREVD; via the coding sequence CGATGATTATACGGTCGCATGGATCTGTGCCCTGCCACTAGAAATGACTGCTGCGAAAGCTATGCTGGATACGTTACACCACTTATTACCCCAGGCAGAAAACGATTGTAATAGTTATACTCTCGGGAGTATTCATGGTCATAATATTGTGGTGGCCTGTTTACCGTCCGGTGTATATGGAACAATAGCCGCCTCGACGGTAATATCTCAGCTGTGTTCCACTTTCCCAAAAATCCAGTTTGGGCTGATGGTTGGAATCGGAGGGGGAGTTCCTAGTACTGGGGCTGATATTCGCCTTGGCGATGTTGTAGTGAGCAAGCCAACGCCTACCTCCTGTGGTGTTATACAGTATGATTACGGCAAATTCACGCACAATGGACGGTTCCAGCGCACAGGCTCTCTGAACAAACCTCCCCGAGTTCTGTTAACCGCCATCTCTCAGATGCAGAGCGATAATATGATGGGAAACCGACCGGTTCACGGCATAATATCGCGTGCCTTGCTCAAGAACCAAGCAATGCAGGAACAGTTCTCTCGACCACAAGAAGATCTATTGTTTCATGCCCAGTATAACCACCAGCCCGGCGCCCTAGACTGTTCCAATTGTGATCGTGGCAAGGTATTAGCTCGTGCTCTGAGACCGATCGATGACCCATACATCCATTACGGTTTAATCGCTTCGGGGGATCAGGTTATAAAGGATGCTACTACCCGCGATACCATTGCGCAAGAGAGTGGCATGGGTGTTCTCTGCTTTGAAATGGAGGCGGCCGGTCTAATGGACCAACTACCTTCTCTTGTGATTCGCGGTATCTGCGATTACTGTGATTCACATAAAAACAAAAGTTGGCAAGGATATGCCGCCATTGTGGCCGCTGCATATGCCAAGGTTCTCTTATCTGTGGTTCCAGTCCAccgccaccatcatcataaGCTGGAATTACataaaatgaaagaaaaagcctGGATGGTCCCATTCAGAAAGAATACACGTTTCATAGGCCGCGAGTCCGAAATTGCAGAACTTGAGGGACGGATAGAGAATACGAAAGGACCGTCCAAGATCGCGATTTGTGGGCTAGGCGGAGTTGGAAAGACCCAAATTGCACTTGAGCTGGCCTACCGTTTACAAAGCAGGAACTCAGACTACTCAGTCTTCTGGATTCCATGTACGAGCCACGAAAGTGTGGAACAAGCATACATGACTCTGGCACAGATAGTAGGCATTCACAATGTACAGCCTGCAGAGGCGAAAAACAGCGTGAAGGCCTTTCTTAGTCAGAGTACGGGGCGGTGGCTTTTAATCTTCGATAATGCGGACGATATAGATATGTGGATCCAAAGCTGCGCCGGTAACCCCAACCCAGTTCTGGTCGATTTTCTGCCTCAGAGTGATCAAGGCCGCATTCTATTCACGACTCGGAATCGAAAGCTAGCTGTAAAGCTGGCATCGTCTGATGTAATAGATATTTCCGAGCCCGATATAGAAACTGCCTCGAAAATCCTTGGCAATCTTTTGATTAAGAAAGACTTACTCGATGACAGTGATACAACAATGGCTCTGATCGAACAGCTGgcctttcttcctctggcaATAACCCAGGCAGCAGCATATATCAATGAAAATGATATTGGATTTACGGAATATGTTATGCTTCTGCAGGAACCGGAGCCAGAGGTGATAGAGCTGCTGAGTGAAGGCTTTGGAGATGGGGAGCAATATAAATCCGCGAACCCCGTTGCTACTACCTGGTTAATCTCGTTTCAACAAATTCAGAGATTGAGCCAGCTAGCAGCGGATTATCTATCATTTATGGCGTGTATAAGCCCCCGCGACATCCCACAGTCATTGCTTCCTTCGGCCatatccaagaagaagaaggttgaaGCAATAGGCCTCCTTAAAGCGTTCTCATTCATTAATGAGCAGGCCGAGGGACGCCTGAATCTCCACCGACTCGTATATTATGCAACTCGAAACTGGATGAGAAAGAACCGACAGCTTGACTCATATATTCGGAAAACCGCAGACCAACTCAATCATGTCTTTCCAACTGAAGACCATACTAATCGAAAGTTGTGGAGACAGTATCTACCTCACGCTGTAGCATTGATTAGTCAACGTGAGTTCCTTGAGCAACAGAAAGTATATGCTACATTTCTTGAGAAGGTTGGGATGTGCCTGTATCGGGATGGCAGATATGGTGAAGCCGAAGACCCAGTGCTACGGGCAATGGACATCAACGTACAAATCCTAGGGCGGGAACATACTTCTACCCTTGATAGTATGGCCAGACTTGCGTGGATACACATGAAGCAGGGCCGATGGAAAGACGCAGAACAACTACAAGTACACGTACTGGCGGCTAGTAAGAGAGTTCTAGGACCAAAGCATCTTGATACTCTGGCTAGTATGAATGACTTAGCATGCACATACCATGAACAGGGTCGACAGGAAGAATCAGAAAATCTACAGATACAGGCGCTGGCAGCCCTCAAGGAAACTCTAGGGCTAGAACATGCAGTCACCCTAACAAGTATGAACAATCTAGCTTCTGTATACCGGTACCAGATGCGTTggaaagaagcggaagacCTTGAGCTGCAAGTTATAAAACTCCGTAAGCGGGTACTAGGTTCGGATCATCCAGACACAGTGACTGCCATGAACAATATGGCACTTATATATCAGGGGCaggaaagatggaaggaGGCAGAAGCACTAGGGGCACAGGTAATAGAGGCGCGAAGAATGATAATTGGTGAAGAACATCCTGACACTTTGGCAAGCATGATTGTTCTGGCGTTGGGGTACAGGGACCAGAAACGGTGGAAGGAAGCTGAGGATCTGATGTTGAAAGTGATAAAGACCCAGAAGCAGGCGATCGGACCAGAGCATCTGGACACTCTGAACGTGTTGGAATGGCTAGCATCTACATACTGGAGCCAGGGACGATGGAGGGATGCAGAGAAAATATATTCCGATCTGGTGGAAACACACAAGCGCGTGCTAGGGCCCAAACACCCCAAGACTGTGAGCAACATGGCCTGGCTAGCGCACATATACTGGCACCAACAGCGGTGGAAGGATGCagaggagctggagatcCATATCCTAGAGACCCGCAAGTGTGTACTAGGGCCAGAGCATCCAGACACATTGGCCATTATGCACGATCTAGCCCATACCTTGATGAGGTTTCAACAGAAGGTTGGGGATGCTTTGGCTTTGATGGAACAGTGTGTTTCGCTCCGAGATAAGGTATTAGGGCCTGATCATCCAGATACGCTACGCTCCTCCCATAAACTTAGTGAATTCAAAAAAGCAGATCACTTACCAGATACAAACCAACAGATGTCTGATCAAGTGGAAAGTGATCAATCTATGAGAGAAATCTCCACAGCTCTGGTGATCACTGCACCAGATACCAAGCACATTAACCGGGCCAAAAGTTTAGCGACCCCTATAAGATGGCCATTCGAAAACCACCCTCTCCTCATTGCTTCCAGAAACATTTCATCTGTATCCCAAGGTCACGACTTACGAGAGGTTGATTAA